The stretch of DNA ttcgttgtacatCGCTCATCGAACCCTCAAAATTGGACAGCTGTTTATCAAGCTCATTTTTAACAAGGAAGCTGGAACTCCGATTAACATCGATACTTGTATCGGAATGACCAAAACCGATCTGGTTAATAACCTTGGTACGATCGCCAACATATGGAATATTGCTAGCAACTGTTTCCATTTGCAGGATGCTATCTTAAAagatttttataataaaattgacAATTTGATAGATGTAagcattattttttgacgtaggactacgtctttcatttctataccggggtgtaaaatcaaagtttcgaaaacgaaagcgttacgccggagaccgagattttgagtgttaatagctcttaaacaactgaacgaaatggtatgataaacacttcattcgaaagataaaatgtctacgcgttctatacttgttactttctgatccaaaaacttgtttcaatagtctaaaatttgctttcaaaacaggctattgaaatcaccaatcggtatataagcgagcgccgctcggaaatccgctcagttctaattgaacagcgattggagcatgttgtcgctgttgtggtgaagctcttcatttatcataagcgcggatgaacggtgtcaccaagagcctgtttgtgcaccttaggccagaagagaatccatcaggaggaaagtgatgccacaaacggttccccgggaagatctcgaagcagccgccacacacacacacacacatacacgcgcggaattctttccatttggatgccattcagcatcgagaaagatccggaaaataatctgccagttcctctaggaatttaaaaatacattcatgtaaaagagtttatttgaatgttttctatccatgtaacactgtgaccaaatatgtttcaatcaagtgctattaacaggtggttatcgagttagcataaaccactgatgggcttccagtatcgaggaaaatgtggaaatatccaatcgttactgaaaataatctgccagttcctctgggaatttaaaattacattcatgtgaaagagtttattttaatgttttctatccatgtaacactgtgaccaaatacatttggttttatgatttttcaatcaagcgcaattaacagaatagcttctgaagattattcttccccatcagtaggatatttccgtatccaatattgtatgcgcccgcaatcgattattgctcagtcgccgaaagttccgagctcagagagttcattcccctctaattccagtatcgaggaaaatgtggaaatatctaatcgttactgaatataatctgccagttcctctgggaatttaaaaatacattcatgtgaaagagtttattttaatgttttctatccatgtaacactgtgaccaaatacatttggttttgtgatttttcaatcaatcgcaattaacaggatagcttctgaagattattcttccccatcagtaggatatttccgtatccaatattggatgcataaaaccttgtgcctacaacgtaacgctctcgttttcgaagttccccaaatattcattcattcagaatgaattcagattcaacttcaaacaaatgatctctaaatcaacgatagtcctacgtcacccttgcggttataccatagatataacccacttcctgtttttcattttcattattgTTTCTCGCTTTTTTACTCTTCGGCTCATCTTCATGGACAAATATTGCATTTTAGAGTAGGCTGGATCAATCCAATAAGGATTTTCTTCTACATCCTTAGCATATTTGAGAAGTGCCTCACGAGGATCTTGATCATCTTCCACTCTTTTGTTCAGATCAAAACTCCTAATTACATACGACGTCAAGGTGCCTCGGGAACTGGTAACACGCCCCCTTTGTTCACTGGTAGTGAGCAAATTTGGTCGTTTGGAATTGACAAGAGCCAAACGATCCTTCTCCTACTTCTTCCGATGAGAGCGAGACTTTCTCCTAACGGAACATCGAAAACGTGTGAAAATTAATGATTTGGGCGGCTCTGATCACTCCCGCATCTTTTCCGGTGACAGATACGATCCACGCAATGCTTGGCTCCTCTCACACAATCACAATCCGCAGATTGTTCCATTTCCACACCCAAAATCTGGTTCAACTTCGGATGCCAAAGAGTTCGAATTCCATGTGAATCAGTAAATGTAATAATCGTTCCGAAGGTGGCTTgcggaaaaaaacttttgtttttgttttgatttcacagtTGTATGACAGCTGCGATGAAAGTTCGAAATTCACCGCCCTTTAGGATTTGAGGTGAACGGGTAGAATGCAAAATATTCGAACTCGATCGGATTGTGAAATCCAATCAATCCAATCGCCGATCGTGAACCAGAATGAGGGTGAATACTTTTATTTTGCTTTTTTTGCCTACCACTACATGAAAACAGTAGTGAGTAATAtgcctgatattttttttacgttGGTTGCAGTTAAACATCTTAAAcatctaagtggtgcggactcaatccacttcattttcaagcaaattcatgcatgttttcaagcgatttcttgcaataaattctcagaccaccagggatgccagatttacaaatatgtttgtaaatttacagacatctgtaaaacacttttcatttttgttgtagactttttggatacaaaaatatttcacaggtttttgaaaaataagaggctttattcatcacatcaaagatattcgactcaccatatgacatttttccatagttttaatacagaaaagttattatatttagtttatatcaatacacatgacgttagaccagcgatactcaacctgcggcccggcagtctttctggttggccaaTCTGGTGTGTATAAAGTTTGAAACTCGTACTTTTGccatgacatcattgcagacgaaagagagaatacggttattcacaattaatgaaaaattgcattctctgcaggaaaggaaaaatcttgaatgaaaattgtctctgataattattttctgttctagataagattgttttgctgaaatgcaaggagatttattgaagaatagttaagttagggtcaggactatgtcttctaagtatttaaacaacatcgaataaaaattttcattctattttcaacaacttacattcgctttcgggtctgcttatgacgaaatatgggttattgTTCGATATtattaccacagacatggttcatggccgtgtggtgatctaaaacttgtatagccttgcatggcggatggaaaatattcactgcattttcttataaatttcatcaacgacaagaccgcaagccttggtggatgtccaatatatcaacgaagaaatactgattttaataaaaattaacaacgcgtatatatgtgtatgtatgtatgtgtagattgttgaaatatttaaacacacttacaacacataagttattaagtggcccgaaaaatcaattttttccacttattcccaaaaatgacaaatgaaaataaataacttttgaatcactgatttagaagatcgacatataaaattgaactaatgacctagccttttagtgaaagatatttaacttgcgaaaaaaatgattatgttttagtaattattgattgtaatcgtatttttatttttttatgactttggactagagggcgccatatttttttatattttttcttgaaagctgagaattttttacataacatatatcgatatcagagatgctatttttttcgttttttagatatgatttttcaaagttaaccggtggttcgaaaaatcatttttccccctttgtccaaaaataacattctgcaaaaaatcataacattttaactactgaaccgatttagatgatcgatatattaaatggaagccaataagcaaaatttgaaaaaatatcacacttgcgggaagtttggattctagaagcgggaatattgatcgaagacttaaaacatgttaaatttacaaagttataacttaaaaatgagaattatagcatctctgatatcgagatatgctaggtaaataatcctcagctttccatgaaaaatataaaaaattatagcgctcctatctttaaccgagaaaactatgaaaaactaactgaatcaataattacaaaaatgaaaaattcaattttttcgcaaaagtaaaatttttctatagaaaaataactcgtaagcttcaatttgatatgtcgatgataggaatcggtccaatagttcaaaagttatgactttttgtagtgggaaaaatgaggaaaaattgttttcgaaccatcgattagttctgaaaaatcatatttcaaaaacgaaaaaaaagcatctttgatatcgagatattttatgtaaaaattctcagctttcaattaaaaatatagaaacaaaagcgccccctagtccaaagccatgaatacattgaaaaacgactacaatcaataattgcgaaaataggatccatattacctgcaatttcaatatttcttaattaaagctcattggcttgaatttgatatgtcgatcatctaaatcggttaagtggttcgaaagttataaatttttgaaaaaagtcatttttgaaaaagtggaaaaaaataattttttggatcaccctaaaatggaaatgggcaccctaatgaaaaaataaaaaaatacgagtttaatgttttgcgataaagaacaaaattaccacttttgacgaagatctgagaatcactatattggtttggcatggaatggctgtatatatatacaaaatacaatcttacgtgcatcgcgatgtacaaagtatttatgaatatgtgaaaattaacgttaaaaaacatttctatagatctgtacacttttacagacttttccacatttttaacagacattcacatgttttcacagacttttttcaaaaatcatctggcatctcttccttccactttttatcgaatattttcaaatcgcaggagtaaacatttacgtgactctgacttcgtttgtttttatttcgttcggaaaaaacgttatgtcaaagggAGGGgagattaaaaatgcgttgctcagtgaaaggttgagatgctctttcagagatgcaatggttaattaaacaattgacggaaaaatgtagctcgttcattttataattctaattatttttgcccttgacaacaatacctcttttatagtgttgattatcataagaaaaataacactcctgatcgttggatctcttttgacatttcaattagatcttttttgacagccgttttgattcagtccgcaccaaggcgcctagaagtatatactaaggtgggccaacttgctaaaaccactcttcagccatcttggaagtctactgtgttttgtttgtaaacaaaacacaatacgctattgccgaagctcgctcgtgatcagtctgtctctttcacgctacaagcaaataattccccttctactttcttccgtgctgttttcatataccgctcccctaaccaacttagtgacgaaacggcctcacctagtaccatagacccgccttggtccgcactacctagttaAACATGATTGATTTCAGTAGCGGGTTGTGTTCAAATAgtgtggcaaggttgccaagtGATATTTTCATTATCTTGTTGatcaataatataaaaaaacctAAAACAATTTTCCAATAAAGTGATGTGAATCAAGACGGGTCTTTGGTACTAGGTGTGGGCGTTTCGTCATTATGTTGGTTAGGGAAGCGGTATATGTAACAGTACGGAAAAAACAGAAGGGGAAGCAAGCCTTCCAAAATAGCTGCAGAGTGGTTTGACCATATTGGCCcatcttaggatatacttctaggtgcCTGGATttgaaaattacaatttttattcTAATGATAATTATTAGAAACTCAACAAAAAGTATGGAGCTCTGTGATAAATGAATACACCAGTTGAAAGCTATGAGCTCATTCGTTGCGCTATTGATATTTGCAAGTCTGgagaattttttgaattttgaaagacGTAATTTTGAAAGACGTAATTTTCTTCAATAAACCCGAAAATGTGTGAACTAGATATTCCACAATTTACAGTGCATATTTCAACTAAATTTGTGCATTTATCAGAAGTTATCAGAATTACCAGCAGAAGCAGTCTCTACTAATTTTTCGCTGAAAGTATAATCttcataaatatataaatacaaattaagtgatttgcatttaattggacataccgaggcaccactcagtgtcgtatCAGAGGCgaaaaaattttacatttctctacgagaaaaattttgctctaaaACTATATTAActgaaaaagatacataatactaaattAATTCGAATTGAGTTTGAATTTTCTTGAAACGAGTTAggccttgttctcactgcagtggggtgtcagcgtggcttgggcggggcgtgtgatgcttacgattaatcgtgtgtgttcttaccgatgtgttcacaccaggctGACGTGTCGTGAGCGTGGTTCTGGAGTGTGGctggcgtgcaaacgaaaacacttcacgccggcgatatttgtacttcttcgcttctctcttgcatatgtttgattgtagtagtgacataatttaaatttttagcgatttttttagtttttacgaTTTTCACCGTCCGTTTTTTGTCCCGGTTCGTCCAacgatgttggaatatttaaaaataaaccaattttcattctttcattcaaaaatacacattgacaatttgtataaaacacaccgaagacacgccgctggcacggtgcaatatgagtgaattaaaatgtagttgcgagaagtgaacacgccccgctcacgccacgttgactccccgctgcagtgagaacatggccttactcgtttcgaaatgcgcaatgcatTTCGGGCCCAATGATTGATTCTTATACTAGATGATGCCAGGAACCCATCTGGCATAAAATTTCATCCCCATCTgccatataaatataaaaactatCCATGTGCAGTACTGCACACGCGGCCCCATCACAAAGTAAACAAGAaaaatatcgataaaaatctttataaaacaatttattttttcgaaattacattttttataacattatttcaaactcgtaaaatgtcttctattaaaacaatccagacataaaaacttttcggagcatttcgggcagtgATAAATTGTAATTGGTGGAATAATACGAGTATGATATAGTATAGTAGCACACTATGTATTGAGGCCGGAAACACGAGACGAAAAACACATTAGTTTTAACGTAAAACATGTATTGTAGCGCACACGTTTGAAACTTTGGAAGATTTCGCGTGTGCAGTGCTGCACTCATGGCCCCAGCGGAAACATTTTAGTATGCAGTACGGCCAGCCCCGTTCTAGAcggccatgtttttggtgccaacgtCTCGAGAACAAAACAGCTGAGATGTATGTGGCTTTGGATCCGTTTTGTATCCTACTGACAGCTTTGTCAACTCAAGTGCTTGCACTTTGAAAGTTTTGAAccctgagatgttggcaccatcTGAACACATAGGGAGAGATAGGCGGTAGCAGGGAGCTGAGTGCGGCACTCATGACCGTCTAAGTGTTAATAACTTAATTTTAGAGTATGTAAACCAATGAATTTGGCATCCCTTGTTTGTGGGTACATTTCGATTGTTGACAGCGATTCTGCGTCCGATTTGACAGTCATCCTAACCTTCCCATTTGTCAGTGTTTTCACAACTCATCGTCGCCGACATCGTAGAATACGTTCGAAAAGTAATTGTAAAATTAATACGTTCAATTTGCTGGTTTAATTTGTTTTCCGTGCACTTAAATAAACGAAAGCAAAAATGAATACGTCCTCGTCGTTTGAGGAAAGTTTCGAGGATAGCCCTGTGAAGAACAAGAGCAAGGATCTGgaggatgaaaaaattgaactgGTAAGTATCGGAACTGTTGTAAGGGAGAAGCTCTTGCGGTATGGAATATTCGCTTTGTCACTTGCGTATCCGAAtgctttgagttttttttcccatttttagaGCGATGAGGATAAACAGCTGAAGGATGAGCTGACTATGTTGGTCGAGCGTCTGCAGGATTCGGCTACGGAATTGTATCACCCATCGTTGGAAACAATGGCCAAACTGATCAAGGCTTCTACCACTTCCATGACATCGGTTCCGAAGCCACTCAAATTCATGCGCTCTCATTTTGATTCGATGAAAAAGATCCACCAGAAGCTGGTGGCGATTCAAAAGGGCTCCGCCTCAGCCAAGCTGGCTGCTGAGATTATATCCGTGCTGGCCATGACCATGGGCGGTGGGAAGGAATGCTTGGTGTATCGACTGTTGTGCGAAGATGATAATGCGACTATCGGCGAATGGGGTCATGAGTATGTGCGTCATTTGAGTGCGGAAATAGCTTCCAATTGGCCGGATACGACGGAAGATTTCAAGAAGCGTTTGATTGCTTTGGTCTATCAGATTGTTCCGTACAATATGGCCCATAACGCGGAAGCCGAAGCTTGTGATCTGTTGATGGAAATCGAACGGCTGGATCTGTTGGGAGGATATGTGGACGAGAGTGCTTATCCGAGAGTTTGCCTCTACTTGCAGAGTTGTGTTCCTTACGTTCCGGAACCCGAGAATATAAGCTTACTCAAGTGCGCTTTGAAACTATCGAGGAAGTTTGAAATGCACACCCAAGCGATGAGACTGGCAATGATGATAAACGATATGCCGTTGATTCAGGATATTTTCACTTCCTGCAATGATTTGGCCATCCAGAAGCAGCTCGCGTTTATGTTGGGACGTCAGCAAATCTTCCTTGAGCTGGCGGAGGGAACGAATGATTACGATGATCTTGTTGAGATCATGTCCAATTCTCATTTGAACAATCACTTTCTGAATCTTGCCCGTGAGCTGGACATCATGGAACCCAAGACTCCGGAAGACGTTTACAAATCTCATTTGGATAATTCACGGACCCCCTTTGGGTCATCGCAGATTGATTCTGCCCGGCAGAATTTGGCAGCTAGCTTTGTGAATGGTTTTGTTAATGCAGGTTTTGGTCAGGATAAGCTTCTGATGGAAGACGGCAACAAATGGCTGTACAAAAACAAGGAACACGGAATGTTGAGTGCAACCGCTTCGCTCGGATTGATTTTGCTGTGGGATGTTGATGGAGGTTTGACCCCAATCGATAAGTATCTTTATTCGAACGAAGATTACATCAAATCGGGCGCCCTTCTTGCCTGCGGTATTGTCAATTGTGGCGTTCGCAATGAAGTCGATCCAGCTCTGGCTCTGCTGTCGGATTATGTTCTTCATCAGAACAGCACAATGCGAATTGGTTCAATTCTTGGACTGGGATTGGCCTATGCCGGTTCGAATCGGTCTGTTGTGTTGGAGCTGATTGGAACCGTGTTCAGCTCCGAACGTCGCACGGGATCGACAATGGAAGTGATGGGAATCGCAGCCTTATCACTTGGTATGATTGCCGTTGGATCGTGTAACAGCGAAGTAACTGAAGTGCTTCTCCAGACGATTATGGACCGTTCAGAGTTGGAACTGAAGGATACCTATGCAAGGTTCCTTCCTCTCGGGCTAGGTCTTGTATATCTTGGTCGCCAGGAAGCAGCTGAAGCTGTCATTGCCGCATTGGAAATCATTCAGGAGCCATTCCGTTCGATGGCAACCACGATGGTTGAGATCTGCGCTTATGCCGGAACCGGAAATGTACTGAAAATCCAGCAACTGCTGCATTTATGTTCGGAGCATTACGAACCAGCAGCAACAGAAACGGAAAGTTCTTCGTCGAAGAAAGATACCGCCGCCGCTCAGAAGGAAAAGGAAGATAAGGAGAAGGACCTGTCCGCTTGTCAATCGGTAGCGGTGCTCGGAATTGCCCTGATTGCGATGGGCGAAGAAATTGGTTCCGAAATGGCTTTCCGTTCGTTTGGTAATCTGTTACGCTACTGCGAACCATGCATTCGTCGGGCAGTCCCACTTGCTCTCGGACTTATTTCGGTGTCCAACCCAAAGTTGAACATATTGGATACACTGAGCAAATTCTCCCACGACAGTGATGCCGAAGTGGCCCATAATGCAATTTTCGCAATGGGATTAGTTGGAGCCGGCACAAACAACGCCCGGTTAGCTGCTATGCTCCGTCAGTTGGCGCAATATCATGCGAAAGATCCGAACAACTTATTTATGGTTCGAATCGCCCAAGGTCTGACACATTTGGGCAAGGGTACCCTCACCCTCAGTCCGTATCATAGCGATCGACAGTTGATGAGTCCGGTTGCCGTTGGTGGTCTAATGGCCACGCTCGTTTCTTTCCTAGATGTTAAGA from Toxorhynchites rutilus septentrionalis strain SRP chromosome 3, ASM2978413v1, whole genome shotgun sequence encodes:
- the LOC129776307 gene encoding 26S proteasome non-ATPase regulatory subunit 2 — encoded protein: MNTSSSFEESFEDSPVKNKSKDLEDEKIELSDEDKQLKDELTMLVERLQDSATELYHPSLETMAKLIKASTTSMTSVPKPLKFMRSHFDSMKKIHQKLVAIQKGSASAKLAAEIISVLAMTMGGGKECLVYRLLCEDDNATIGEWGHEYVRHLSAEIASNWPDTTEDFKKRLIALVYQIVPYNMAHNAEAEACDLLMEIERLDLLGGYVDESAYPRVCLYLQSCVPYVPEPENISLLKCALKLSRKFEMHTQAMRLAMMINDMPLIQDIFTSCNDLAIQKQLAFMLGRQQIFLELAEGTNDYDDLVEIMSNSHLNNHFLNLARELDIMEPKTPEDVYKSHLDNSRTPFGSSQIDSARQNLAASFVNGFVNAGFGQDKLLMEDGNKWLYKNKEHGMLSATASLGLILLWDVDGGLTPIDKYLYSNEDYIKSGALLACGIVNCGVRNEVDPALALLSDYVLHQNSTMRIGSILGLGLAYAGSNRSVVLELIGTVFSSERRTGSTMEVMGIAALSLGMIAVGSCNSEVTEVLLQTIMDRSELELKDTYARFLPLGLGLVYLGRQEAAEAVIAALEIIQEPFRSMATTMVEICAYAGTGNVLKIQQLLHLCSEHYEPAATETESSSSKKDTAAAQKEKEDKEKDLSACQSVAVLGIALIAMGEEIGSEMAFRSFGNLLRYCEPCIRRAVPLALGLISVSNPKLNILDTLSKFSHDSDAEVAHNAIFAMGLVGAGTNNARLAAMLRQLAQYHAKDPNNLFMVRIAQGLTHLGKGTLTLSPYHSDRQLMSPVAVGGLMATLVSFLDVKNIILGKSHYLLYTLATAMQPRMLITFTEDLSPCPVPVRVGMAVDVVGQAGKPKTITGFQTHTTPVLLAMGERAELATEEYISLTPIMEGFCILRKNPNYVP